Proteins encoded in a region of the Coffea eugenioides isolate CCC68of chromosome 4, Ceug_1.0, whole genome shotgun sequence genome:
- the LOC113768193 gene encoding ubiquitin-conjugating enzyme E2-23 kDa-like isoform X2 → MTSPSKRREMDVMKLMMSDYSVETVNDGLSEFNVLFHGPKESIYEGGVWKVHVELPDAYPYKSPSIGFVNKIFHPNVDELSGSVCLDVINQSWSPMFDLLNIFEVFLPQLLLYPNPSDPLNGDAASLMMKDKTQYEQKVKEYCERYAKAENFVKSKEDEESEEEDISDGHCTSSDDEIPGLEDP, encoded by the exons ATGACTTCTCCAAGTAAACGAAGGGAGATGGATGTAATGAAGTT GATGATGAGCGATTACAGTGTGGAAACCGTAAATGATGGGCTCAGTGAATTCAATGTGCTATTTCATGGTCCAAAAGAAA GCATATATGAAGGTGGGGTGTGGAAAGTCCATGTTGAGCTTCCTGATGCTTATCCATACAAGTCTCCTTCAATAGGATTTGTTAACAAGATTTTCCACCCAAATGTTGATGAATT GTCCGGTTCTGTCTGCTTAGATGTTATTAATCAATCATGGAGCCCTATGTTTG ATCTTTTAAACATTTTTGAAGTGTTTCTTCCACAGCTTTTACTTTATCCTAATCCTTCTGATCCATTAAATGGTGATGCTGCATCATTAATGATGAAGGACAAAACTCAATATGAACAGAAAGTTAAAG AGTACTGTGAACGCTATGCGAAGGCGGAGAACTTTGTGAAGTCCAAAGAGGATGAAGAGAGTGAAGAAGAGGACATCAGTGATGGACACTGCACATCATCCGATGATGAAATTCCAGGACTAGAAGACCCTTGA
- the LOC113768193 gene encoding ubiquitin-conjugating enzyme E2-23 kDa-like isoform X1 → MWVDLVDKGESLARNRMMSDYSVETVNDGLSEFNVLFHGPKESIYEGGVWKVHVELPDAYPYKSPSIGFVNKIFHPNVDELSGSVCLDVINQSWSPMFDLLNIFEVFLPQLLLYPNPSDPLNGDAASLMMKDKTQYEQKVKEYCERYAKAENFVKSKEDEESEEEDISDGHCTSSDDEIPGLEDP, encoded by the exons ATGTGGGTAGATCTGGTAGATAAAGGAGAAAGCCTAGCGAGGAACAG GATGATGAGCGATTACAGTGTGGAAACCGTAAATGATGGGCTCAGTGAATTCAATGTGCTATTTCATGGTCCAAAAGAAA GCATATATGAAGGTGGGGTGTGGAAAGTCCATGTTGAGCTTCCTGATGCTTATCCATACAAGTCTCCTTCAATAGGATTTGTTAACAAGATTTTCCACCCAAATGTTGATGAATT GTCCGGTTCTGTCTGCTTAGATGTTATTAATCAATCATGGAGCCCTATGTTTG ATCTTTTAAACATTTTTGAAGTGTTTCTTCCACAGCTTTTACTTTATCCTAATCCTTCTGATCCATTAAATGGTGATGCTGCATCATTAATGATGAAGGACAAAACTCAATATGAACAGAAAGTTAAAG AGTACTGTGAACGCTATGCGAAGGCGGAGAACTTTGTGAAGTCCAAAGAGGATGAAGAGAGTGAAGAAGAGGACATCAGTGATGGACACTGCACATCATCCGATGATGAAATTCCAGGACTAGAAGACCCTTGA
- the LOC113769126 gene encoding probable inactive receptor kinase At2g26730, translating to MVFSLLLVKVSAETVEVRQALVQFMDNIYPANARRDASWGWNSSSDPCDARWKGVGCRGTSSVRKIVLDEINLTGILDASSLCVTRSLAVLSLNDNNVFGNLPEEISNCSRLTHLYLSGNNFTGNLPKSLSRLNNLKRIDISNNRFSGALPDLSRISGLLSFLAENNQLSGEIPDFDFSNLVEFNVSYNNFSGPVPNVDGHFGPSSFLGNPELCGQPLSIACPTPPPVPAPTPAKKKHSSSKQYLIYSGYAILALIIIFLVGCKVFKRKKHGAKNSMAAENESSKPSSTSSDSKIREGSRSEFSIMSPATRKSSSLVVLSSPVVNGMKFEDLLRAPAELVGRGKHGTLYKVALNNSVTLAVKRIKDWEISRDDFKKRMQKINEVKHANVLPIVAYYCSEQEKLLVYEFQQDGSLFRLLNGNQKGEMFDWGSRLSVAASTANALALMHQELQNDGIAHGNLKSSNILMNKDMDPCISEYGLMMVENHDEQFTTQIESIMDDDSQGNKKIFKADIYSFGVILLELLTGKLVENRASDLAKWVHSVVREEWTAEVFDKALISEGASEERMVNLLQVALRCINPSLDARPSSSQVAVMINSIKGDEEKSTNTSIEL from the exons ATGGTGTTTTCGCTTCTTCTGGTGAAGGTGAGTGCAGAAACAGTTGAAGTGAGGCAAGCATTGGTGCAATTTATGGACAACATTTATCCAGCGAATGCTCGAAGAGATGCGAGTTGGGGGTGGAATTCGAGCTCAGACCCCTGCGATGCACGGTGGAAAGGGGTGGGTTGTCGTGGTACTTCATCTGTCAGGAAAATAGTACTTGATGAGATCAATCTCACTGGAATTCTTGATGCCAGTTCTCTGTGTGTGACGAGATCACTTGCTGTTTTGAGCCTGAATGACAACAATGTTTTTGGAAATTTGCCTGAAGAGATATCAAATTGCAGTCGTCTGACACACTTGTATCTTTCTGGAAACAATTTCACAGGCAACCTTCCAAAATCTCTTTCGAGGTTGAATAACCTGAAAAGAATTGATATATCGAACAATAGATTCTCCGGTGCATTGCCTGATTTGTCAAGAATCTCAGGCTTGTTATCTTTCCTTGCTGAAAACAATCAGCTCAGTGGAGAGATACCAGATTTTGATTTCTCCAACCTTGTAGAGTTCAATGTTTCTTACAACAATTTCAGTGGACCTGTTCCTAATGTGGATGGTCATTTTGGTCCAAGTAGCTTCTTGGGTAATCCCGAATTATGTGGACAACCACTATCAATTGCATGTCCAACTCCTCCACCTGTTCCAGCTCCAACACCAGCCAAAAAGAAGCATTCCTCAAGCAAACAATACCTTATCTACTCTGGATATGCTATTTTGGCCTTGATCATTATATTCTTGGTTGGCTGCAAAGTCTTCAAGAGGAAGAAGCATGGTGCAAAGAATTCAATGGCAGCAGAGAATGAAAGCAGCAAGCCTAGTAGTACTTCTAGTGATTCAAAGATTAGGGAAGGAAGTCGGTCAGAATTTTCCATAATGTCTCCTGCGACAAGGAAAAGTTCATCTCTAGTTGTTCTTTCAAGTCCAGTGGTCAATGGCATGAAATTTGAGGATCTGCTACGAGCACCAGCAGAATTGGTTGGAAGAGGAAAACATGGAACCCTCTATAAGGTCGCACTCAATAATTCAGTGACCTTAGCAGTGAAAAGGATCAAGGACTGGGAGATTTCACGGGACGATTTTAAGAAGAGGATGCAGAAAATAAATGAAGTGAAGCATGCGAATGTGTTGCCTATTGTTGCCTATTATTGCTCTGAGCAGGAGAAGCTCTTAGTTTACGAATTCCAGCAGGATGGCAGTCTCTTCAGACTCCTTAATG GAAACCAGAAAGGTGAGATGTTTGATTGGGGAAGCAGATTAAGCGTTGCAGCTAGTACTGCTAATGCATTAGCTCTCATGCATCAGGAGCTTCAGAATGATGGCATTGCACACGGAAACCTTAAATCCTCCAACATATTGATGAACAAGGATATGGACCCCTGCATTAGTGAGTATGGCCTAATGATGGTTGAGAATCATGATGAACAATTTACTACTCAAATTGAAAGCATAATGGATGATGATTCACAAGGCAACAAGAAAATCTTCAAAGCCGACATTTATTCCTTCGGTGTAATTCTCCTCGAGCTGCTGACAGGCAAGCTTGTTGAGAACAGGGCATCTGACTTGGCTAAGTGGGTACATTCAGTGGTGAGAGAAGAATGGACAGCTGAAGTTTTTGACAAGGCACTGATTTCAGAAGGTGCAAGTGAAGAAAGGATGGTTAATTTGTTGCAGGTGGCTTTGAGGTGCATAAATCCTTCCTTAGATGCAAGGCCTAGCAGCAGTCAGGTTGCTGTGATGATAAACTCTATAAAAGGCGATGAAGAGAAATCCACAAATACAAGCATTGAGCTCTAA
- the LOC113769049 gene encoding RING-H2 finger protein ATL46-like yields the protein MGKISPIVLLVIIILAVIFFVYGLLHLLFRYFMKIPSFSAVSQSNRNRETSGSHALQRQLQQLFQMHDSGLDQALIDALPIFYYKDIMGLKEPFDCAVCLCEFSDQDMLRLLPLCSHAFHLNCIDTWLLSNSTCPLCRSVISSGTPIGNNPLFNFHGSRERSNRSLVDSENEHYCNHKPDIMQESASEMRVFSVRLGKYRSINEEGRNGDHRSDQMEMISSCNLDGRRCYSMGTFQYIVNSEMQVALSDGDSLKLIKGSVDQGNFAPDNTEREGKKICARTRRESFSVSKIWLWSKEESSQSLSENTLNVNSFNVDMPMIEGTH from the coding sequence ATGGGCAAAATCAGTCCAATAGTTCTACTAGTTATAATCATCCTAGCAGTAATCTTCTTTGTCTATGGTTTGCTTCATCTTCTCTTTAGATATTTCATGAAGATACCATCTTTTTCAGCGGTTTCTCAATCCAATAGAAACAGAGAAACCTCAGGTTCCCATGCTCTTCAAAGACAGCTGCAACAACTCTTTCAGATGCATGATTCTGGCCTTGACCAAGCTCTTATTGATGCCTTGCCAATCTTTTATTACAAAGACATTATGGGATTGAAGGAGCCATTTGATtgtgctgtttgcttgtgtgaaTTTTCTGACCAAGATATGCTAAGATTACTTCCCCTTTGCAGCCATGCTTTTCATCTAAATTGCATAGATACTTGGTTACTATCAAACTCTACCTGTCCATTATGTAGAAGTGTCATTAGCTCCGGGACTCCCATTGGAAATAACcctttgtttaattttcatGGATCAAGAGAAAGATCGAATCGCTCTTTGGTGGACTCTGAGAATGAGCACTATTGCAACCACAAGCCAGATATTATGCAAGAAAGCGCAAGCGAAATGAGAGTTTTTTCTGTTAGGCTCGGCAAGTAtagaagcattaatgaagaGGGTAGGAATGGAGACCATAGAAGTGATCAGATGGAAATGATCAGTAGCTGCAACTTGGATGGAAGGAGATGCTACTCAATGGGCACATTTCAGTATATAGTTAATTCTGAGATGCAAGTGGCTTTATCCGATGGAGATAGTCTGAAACTAATCAAAGGTAGTGTTGATCAAGGAAACTTTGCACCTGACAATACGGAAAGAGAAGGAAAGAAGATCTGTGCTAGGACTAGAAGGGAGAGCTTTTCTGTGTCCAAGATATGGCTTTGGTCCAAGGAGGAGAGTTCTCAAAGCTTATCCGAAAACACATTAAATGTGAATTCTTTTAATGTTGATATGCCTATGATTGAAGGAACTCACTAA